CCTACACCTTCGAAGGGGCATCGCAACCCGCCGCGACCGGGTTGCGGATAGCCCTTTCGGCGAACACGGAAACGGCGGGCAGCCCTCTCATGTCATCACCGACACAAGGCCGGTGATGACATCGCGTGTGTCATTCCCGGCCGGAGCGCAGCGGAGGGGAAGGGAAGCCACGATCAAGCGCAACGCCCTGGACCCCCTTCCCGCACTGCGTGCGCTGGGGATGACAGCGATGCGCTTCAAACAAACGAAATGGCCGGCACAGGGCCGGCCATGACGTGGAAGGGACTTGTCGGCGGACCGTTGCGGGCCCGCGCCAATCGCCTTAGCGGCGACGGGCCATGCCGCCCGGGAGGCGCTGGGCGTCTGCCGCGTGGTGCTCGAGGTGCGGAACCACCGAGGCCGCGAACTGGCGCAGACCCGGATCGTTGCCGGCCTGGGCGTAGCCCGCATGGAGCGCCAGGGCCTCCTGGTGAGCCATGCGCTGGGCCTGGCCGTAGAGGCGGTCGAATTGCGGGCCCGAGGTCGAGGCGAGCTGGTTCAACATGGCCATCTTGTCCGGCGGAAGCGGGACGCCGAGGCGCACCGGGCTCACGGAGCCGGTCGCCTGCACGTCGGCGGAGCGGCCTGCAGCGGCGCCCGTGGTCGCCCCGACACCGGCTCCGACGGCCGCGCCGACCGGACCGCCCACCAGGGCTCCGACGCCCGCACCCGCCAGGGCGCCGGTCGCCGTGCCGCCGGCCGTTCCCGGAGCGCCGGTGGCCGCCGCACCGGCCGTGGCGCCCGCCGTCGCGCCGACGCCGGCTCCGACCGCAGCGCCCAC
This region of Microvirga mediterraneensis genomic DNA includes:
- a CDS encoding DUF4142 domain-containing protein, producing MKKYLPLAALLASASAVPAYAQIMDSQTYRTMAAQADAFEIASSQLALERSRNPAVRRYAETMIRDHGMTSQALNGGRPVYSASGEFLGGTVGGTLAGAGIGALVGGPVGAAVGAGVGATAGATAGAAATGAPGTAGGTATGALAGAGVGALVGGPVGAAVGAGVGATTGAAAGRSADVQATGSVSPVRLGVPLPPDKMAMLNQLASTSGPQFDRLYGQAQRMAHQEALALHAGYAQAGNDPGLRQFAASVVPHLEHHAADAQRLPGGMARRR